A portion of the uncultured Bacteroides sp. genome contains these proteins:
- a CDS encoding DUF58 domain-containing protein produces the protein MFLTKRFYLFALLLILLLGGGYLLGSLFLAGQLLLAIFIFCLLIDGMLLYRVRGISAARHCAERFSNGDENGVRITVQSSYAFGVSLTLIDEVPFIFQLRDLSFPLFLPKGGSETVTYQLRPVRRGEYVFGRIRVFASTRLGLIERRFTCGEPQTVKVYPSFLMLRRYELMAMSNNLTELGIKRLRRVGQHTEFEQIKEYVKGDDYRMINWKASARRHELMVNVHQDERSQQIYSVIDKGRIMQQAFAGMTLLDYSINASLVLSYVAMRKEDKAGLITFNQEFDTFVPASRQSGQLQRLLENLYKQETSFGETDFSSLCVHLGKHISKRSFLVLYTNFDSINSMNRQLSYLRQLARQHCLLVVIFEDVELKTFIADQPQSTEEYYHRVIAEKFVFEKRLIISTLKQNGIYALLTTPDKLSIDVINKYLEMKNLQLL, from the coding sequence ATGTTTCTTACAAAACGCTTTTATCTTTTTGCCCTGCTACTCATCTTGCTACTTGGTGGCGGATACCTGCTTGGTTCTCTGTTTTTAGCCGGACAGTTACTGCTTGCCATATTTATCTTTTGTCTGTTGATAGATGGAATGTTGCTCTATCGGGTCAGAGGCATCAGTGCTGCGAGGCATTGTGCAGAGCGTTTCTCCAATGGTGATGAGAATGGTGTACGAATCACTGTTCAGAGCAGCTATGCTTTTGGCGTGAGTCTTACCCTGATTGACGAAGTTCCTTTCATTTTTCAGTTGCGTGATCTTTCTTTCCCCCTGTTCTTGCCTAAAGGTGGCAGCGAAACGGTTACTTATCAACTACGCCCTGTCAGGAGAGGAGAATATGTTTTCGGGCGCATCAGAGTATTTGCTTCTACGCGTCTGGGACTCATCGAACGACGCTTCACTTGCGGAGAGCCGCAGACGGTAAAAGTCTATCCTTCTTTTCTAATGCTTCGCCGATATGAACTGATGGCTATGAGCAATAATTTGACGGAACTGGGTATAAAACGGTTAAGACGAGTGGGGCAACATACGGAGTTTGAACAGATAAAAGAGTATGTGAAGGGCGATGATTATCGCATGATCAATTGGAAAGCCAGTGCCAGACGCCATGAACTGATGGTGAATGTGCATCAGGATGAACGTTCGCAACAAATATACAGCGTGATTGATAAAGGACGTATCATGCAGCAAGCTTTTGCCGGGATGACGCTACTCGATTATTCCATCAATGCCTCTTTGGTACTTTCGTACGTTGCCATGCGAAAAGAAGATAAAGCGGGATTGATCACCTTCAATCAGGAGTTTGATACTTTTGTGCCTGCTTCCCGACAAAGCGGGCAACTGCAACGATTACTCGAGAACCTTTATAAGCAAGAGACTTCTTTTGGAGAGACCGATTTTTCTTCACTTTGTGTGCATTTGGGTAAACACATCAGCAAGCGCAGCTTCTTGGTGCTATATACCAACTTTGATAGTATAAACAGTATGAACAGACAACTTTCGTATCTTCGCCAACTCGCTCGTCAGCATTGTTTGTTGGTGGTTATCTTTGAAGATGTGGAGTTGAAAACGTTTATTGCCGATCAACCTCAAAGCACTGAAGAGTATTATCATCGGGTCATTGCCGAAAAGTTTGTTTTCGAAAAACGTCTTATTATTTCTACTCTCAAGCAGAATGGTATTTATGCACTACTTACTACACCGGATAAACTCTCGATTGATGTGATCAATAAATACCTTGAAATGAAGAATCTTCAGCTATTGTAG
- a CDS encoding immunity 17 family protein: MNPQYFVQGIFAVAGIVAILAAALNWDWFFNAQNAQLIVRNVGRKRARLFYGVLGIILVGMSIFFFYNS; the protein is encoded by the coding sequence ATGAATCCGCAGTACTTTGTTCAGGGAATTTTTGCAGTTGCAGGTATCGTTGCGATACTTGCAGCCGCACTCAATTGGGACTGGTTCTTCAATGCGCAGAATGCCCAACTGATTGTACGCAATGTAGGCCGCAAGCGGGCCAGATTGTTTTACGGTGTATTGGGCATCATTCTCGTGGGCATGTCTATTTTCTTTTTCTACAATAGCTGA
- the tsaE gene encoding tRNA (adenosine(37)-N6)-threonylcarbamoyltransferase complex ATPase subunit type 1 TsaE, with protein sequence MEIKIESLDQIHEAAKKFIAAIDENTVFALYGKMGAGKTTFVKAICEELGVTDVINSPTFAIVNEYRSEETAELIYHFDFYRINKLEEVYDMGYEDYFYSGALCFIEWPELVEELLPGNTIKVSIEEQEDGSRMVTMNQL encoded by the coding sequence ATGGAAATCAAAATTGAATCTTTAGACCAAATTCACGAAGCAGCTAAGAAGTTTATTGCTGCCATAGATGAGAATACTGTCTTTGCCCTCTACGGCAAGATGGGTGCCGGAAAGACTACTTTCGTAAAAGCGATCTGCGAAGAATTGGGCGTAACCGACGTGATTAACTCTCCCACCTTTGCCATTGTGAACGAATACCGTTCGGAAGAGACGGCCGAACTGATTTATCATTTCGACTTCTATCGCATCAATAAACTGGAAGAGGTTTATGATATGGGATACGAAGATTATTTTTATAGCGGTGCGCTTTGCTTCATCGAATGGCCGGAACTGGTAGAGGAATTATTACCGGGAAATACCATCAAAGTATCCATTGAGGAGCAAGAAGACGGGAGCAGAATGGTTACAATGAACCAATTATGA
- a CDS encoding metal ABC transporter permease — protein sequence MDLLQYTFFQHALLGSFLASIACGIIGTYIVTRRLVFISGGITHASFGGIGIGLFVGISPILSAAVFSVLSAFGVEWLSKRKDMREDSAIAVLWTLGMALGIMFSFLSPGFAPDLSAYLFGNILTITQTDILLLGALALVLILFFTLFIHPIIHVAFDREFARSQGLPVVFFEYILMMFIALTIVSCLRMVGIVLAISLLTIPQMTANLFTYKFKRIIWLSIGIGYLGCLGGLFISYFLNVPSGASIIFFSIIIYAMCKGGRSLFFSITKILADKNSK from the coding sequence ATGGATTTACTACAATATACATTCTTTCAACACGCATTGCTCGGCAGTTTTCTGGCTAGTATTGCTTGTGGTATTATTGGCACTTACATCGTCACGCGACGGCTGGTGTTCATCAGCGGCGGTATCACCCATGCTTCTTTCGGAGGCATCGGCATCGGACTGTTTGTCGGTATCTCTCCCATCCTGTCGGCAGCAGTCTTTTCGGTATTGTCGGCCTTTGGCGTAGAGTGGCTCAGCAAGCGTAAAGACATGAGAGAGGATTCAGCCATTGCCGTGCTCTGGACATTGGGCATGGCACTGGGCATCATGTTCAGCTTCCTCTCACCCGGTTTTGCACCCGACCTTTCAGCCTATCTATTTGGCAATATACTTACCATAACGCAAACAGATATTCTTTTGTTGGGCGCACTTGCACTGGTGCTCATTCTTTTCTTCACGCTGTTTATCCACCCCATTATACACGTAGCGTTCGACCGTGAATTTGCCCGTTCGCAAGGTCTTCCGGTCGTTTTCTTCGAGTACATATTAATGATGTTTATTGCCCTCACCATCGTGTCGTGCCTGCGCATGGTAGGTATCGTACTTGCCATTTCGTTACTCACCATCCCGCAAATGACAGCTAATCTGTTTACATATAAGTTTAAACGAATTATCTGGCTCTCCATCGGCATCGGTTATCTGGGTTGTTTGGGTGGATTGTTCATCTCTTACTTTCTGAATGTGCCTTCGGGAGCTTCCATCATTTTCTTCTCTATCATCATCTATGCGATGTGCAAAGGAGGAAGAAGCCTTTTCTTCTCAATAACCAAAATATTGGCAGATAAAAATAGTAAATAA
- a CDS encoding phospholipase, protein MWILVIGLLLLAAIALLLGYIRNKSLQKKIDTGELNEFPEAKELDVECCGQHEMCERDSLLAAVSKKIEYYDDEELDEYIGKESDEYTPQQADQFRDVFYTMKDVDVAGWVRSLQLRGINLPDELKEEIFLIIGERRN, encoded by the coding sequence ATGTGGATACTTGTTATTGGCTTATTATTGCTTGCAGCCATAGCCTTGCTACTGGGATACATACGCAACAAAAGCTTACAGAAAAAAATAGATACGGGAGAATTAAATGAGTTTCCCGAAGCGAAAGAGCTAGACGTGGAATGTTGTGGACAACATGAAATGTGCGAGCGAGACAGTCTGTTGGCAGCCGTCAGCAAGAAAATAGAATACTACGATGATGAAGAGCTGGATGAGTATATTGGCAAAGAATCCGACGAATATACTCCTCAACAGGCAGACCAGTTTCGTGACGTATTTTATACGATGAAGGATGTCGATGTAGCCGGATGGGTGCGTAGTTTACAATTGAGAGGAATCAACTTACCGGATGAACTTAAAGAAGAAATCTTCCTGATTATCGGGGAACGAAGAAACTAA
- a CDS encoding amino acid permease yields the protein MIKNKCNTYKFGLVTASAFVIANMIGTGVFTSLGFQLMGTTNFVSIMLLWLLGGVIALCGALVYGELGAAMPRSGGEYHYLREIYHPMLGFMSGWASFIVGFAAPVALACMALSTYLYKMFPVLHPMAVALCVLFLVTLIHAYDVKMGGTVQRIFTFFKVLVILGFIVCGLSLPTAPQSITSSLAEFSFSDVFSTGFAVSLVWVYYAYSGWNASAYMANEIRDPQRTIPRSLLISTLIVTLLYLLLNAVFLYSTPVAAMTGQVEVGLIAAQYIFGLNGGRIMGLLIALLLVSSISSMVFLGPRVSQVMGEDTYILRALSKKSAKGTPYVAIWAQFVISALLIITDSFELVTKYTGITLSFFALLTVIGVFVHRHRFPQAERPYRTWGYPVVPCVFIVLILWSIVYLVCEDYTNTFIHDQQSAMWMSLMSLATLLTGMGLYLLNRLVLHSKNKK from the coding sequence ATGATTAAGAACAAATGCAACACATATAAGTTCGGACTGGTAACCGCTTCTGCTTTTGTAATAGCCAATATGATTGGAACGGGTGTATTTACCTCACTAGGCTTTCAATTGATGGGAACCACGAACTTTGTTTCTATCATGTTACTGTGGCTACTGGGTGGAGTAATAGCACTTTGCGGTGCACTTGTCTACGGCGAACTGGGTGCGGCCATGCCCCGTTCGGGTGGAGAGTATCACTATCTGCGTGAGATCTATCACCCGATGCTTGGGTTCATGTCCGGCTGGGCATCATTCATTGTTGGCTTTGCCGCTCCGGTTGCATTGGCTTGTATGGCTCTGAGTACCTACCTTTATAAAATGTTTCCGGTCCTTCATCCCATGGCTGTGGCACTTTGTGTTCTCTTTCTGGTGACGCTGATCCATGCCTATGATGTAAAAATGGGCGGAACCGTACAGCGCATTTTTACCTTCTTTAAAGTACTTGTCATACTTGGCTTTATCGTTTGCGGCCTCTCTCTTCCCACAGCTCCTCAAAGCATTACTTCGTCGCTTGCCGAATTTTCTTTTTCCGATGTCTTTTCAACAGGTTTTGCCGTTTCTTTGGTCTGGGTTTACTACGCCTATTCGGGTTGGAATGCTTCGGCTTACATGGCCAATGAGATTCGCGACCCTCAACGTACCATTCCCCGTTCATTGCTCATCAGTACCCTCATTGTTACGCTACTTTATCTGTTGCTCAATGCTGTTTTTCTTTATTCAACTCCTGTTGCGGCAATGACCGGGCAGGTAGAAGTGGGACTCATTGCCGCACAATACATTTTTGGGCTGAATGGAGGAAGAATAATGGGATTGCTCATTGCTCTATTGTTGGTTTCGAGTATCAGTTCCATGGTCTTTCTGGGGCCGCGGGTTTCACAAGTGATGGGCGAAGATACTTACATCCTGCGTGCTTTATCAAAGAAATCAGCCAAAGGAACGCCTTATGTGGCTATCTGGGCGCAGTTTGTTATCAGTGCGTTGCTCATTATTACCGATTCTTTCGAGTTAGTTACAAAATATACGGGAATCACGCTTTCATTTTTCGCCCTGCTTACGGTAATTGGCGTGTTTGTTCATCGTCATCGTTTTCCACAAGCAGAGCGTCCATACCGCACGTGGGGTTACCCCGTTGTGCCATGCGTGTTTATCGTTCTCATTCTTTGGTCCATAGTTTACCTGGTGTGCGAGGATTATACAAATACCTTTATCCATGATCAGCAATCAGCGATGTGGATGAGTCTGATGAGTTTGGCAACTCTGCTCACCGGCATGGGGCTTTATCTATTGAATAGACTAGTACTTCATTCTAAAAATAAAAAATAA
- a CDS encoding RNA polymerase sigma-70 factor, protein MDSKVTTIEQINRLNATTFHLLYKNYYKALVNYVVQIVNDFEAAEDITQDLFSTLWERKIVFKSITSFKVYLYNSVRNSSLDYLKHKNVESDYFQKVADMYQPYQFWENSEEDLWDEEVYRQLFHTIDDLPQRCREVFLMYMDGKTNEEISTALNVSIETVKTQKKRGMVFLRKRLNKNTLLLLQIFLT, encoded by the coding sequence ATGGATAGCAAAGTGACAACTATTGAGCAAATTAATAGGCTGAATGCAACGACCTTTCACTTGCTTTATAAAAATTATTATAAAGCATTAGTGAATTATGTTGTACAAATTGTCAATGATTTTGAGGCAGCAGAAGATATCACGCAAGACTTGTTTTCTACACTGTGGGAGCGAAAAATAGTTTTCAAATCCATTACATCTTTTAAGGTTTATCTTTATAATTCGGTTCGAAATTCTTCATTAGATTATCTGAAACACAAAAATGTCGAGAGCGACTATTTTCAGAAAGTAGCTGATATGTACCAGCCTTACCAATTTTGGGAAAATAGCGAAGAAGATTTGTGGGATGAAGAGGTTTACCGCCAATTATTCCACACTATTGACGACTTGCCTCAACGTTGTCGTGAAGTCTTCCTGATGTATATGGATGGTAAGACGAATGAAGAAATTTCTACTGCCCTTAATGTTTCAATTGAAACCGTGAAGACCCAGAAAAAAAGAGGAATGGTGTTTCTGCGGAAAAGACTAAATAAAAATACTCTCTTGCTTCTTCAAATCTTCCTCACTTAA
- a CDS encoding FecR domain-containing protein, whose amino-acid sequence MKKKRERQGGDINKIIHDYLTGVLSSEDQQQLENWLESSLQNRQKFEALLKRKDLTRRYRQYARIDEERSWERLQKRNFSLRGFYRKNVMQYAAFFLLPIIGLFIVIKLYDAIQHNPDDSQEIYASMSRSNAMGKQKAALTLPNGKKINLDATFKQPVQKVETQPTTISGKQIEDKEESEESNNKLQTFPDSEYWLTLEDGTIVHLNYNTTLRYPIHFNSLDRTVYLEGEAYFQVASEKKRPFRVVTTSGVVTQYGTSFNVNTHTLARTEVVLVKGSISVTTNTGKEQMLKPGELAILREDLPQAEIRAVDVNMYTSWNTGRFVFEHTSLEKLMETVSSWYGVNVIFQSDDIRKMYFTGDIDRYESITPVLKAIQNTTGLEIEMTGKNIILRELTIK is encoded by the coding sequence ATGAAAAAAAAACGGGAACGACAAGGTGGGGATATTAATAAGATTATTCATGATTACCTGACTGGGGTACTATCTTCTGAGGATCAACAGCAGTTGGAGAATTGGTTGGAAAGTTCTCTGCAAAATCGACAAAAATTTGAGGCTCTATTAAAGAGGAAAGATCTTACCAGGCGCTATCGTCAATATGCCAGAATAGACGAGGAACGTTCATGGGAACGTCTCCAAAAGAGGAACTTCAGTCTCCGAGGCTTTTACAGAAAAAATGTGATGCAATATGCAGCATTTTTTCTTCTGCCGATAATTGGGCTATTCATTGTTATTAAATTGTACGACGCCATCCAACATAATCCGGATGATTCGCAAGAAATCTATGCCAGCATGTCGCGTTCAAATGCAATGGGGAAACAAAAAGCTGCTCTTACTTTACCGAATGGTAAGAAAATAAATTTGGATGCAACGTTTAAACAACCAGTACAAAAGGTGGAAACCCAACCAACTACCATATCCGGCAAGCAAATTGAAGATAAAGAAGAAAGCGAAGAAAGTAATAACAAATTGCAAACCTTCCCGGATAGTGAATATTGGTTAACCCTTGAAGATGGAACGATTGTACATCTAAACTACAACACAACGCTGAGGTATCCTATTCATTTTAATTCCCTTGATCGTACTGTATATCTGGAAGGAGAAGCCTATTTTCAAGTGGCTAGCGAAAAGAAACGTCCTTTTCGTGTAGTCACAACTAGCGGAGTAGTAACTCAATATGGAACATCTTTCAATGTTAATACACATACTTTGGCGAGGACGGAAGTTGTTCTTGTGAAGGGTTCCATCAGCGTTACTACAAATACCGGTAAAGAGCAAATGCTGAAACCGGGAGAATTGGCCATACTTCGCGAAGATCTTCCACAGGCTGAGATTAGGGCAGTAGATGTCAATATGTATACATCGTGGAATACCGGAAGATTTGTCTTCGAACATACATCATTGGAAAAATTGATGGAGACTGTTTCGTCTTGGTATGGTGTAAACGTGATCTTTCAGTCAGACGATATCCGGAAGATGTATTTCACTGGTGATATAGACCGCTATGAATCCATTACTCCTGTTCTTAAAGCTATCCAAAATACCACCGGACTGGAAATTGAAATGACAGGCAAAAATATTATTCTGAGAGAACTAACCATTAAATAA
- a CDS encoding SusC/RagA family TonB-linked outer membrane protein, which translates to MQKVKTIGKRLFIIAFLLALLIPWKSNLYAQDYAAKRVTLDIKSGSIKSFFDTIKNQTGLSFIYDSNLAKDVPAITVQCNNETVLNVLNRVLLNSHYTYKIEANFVTVIQQKQAELRAMSGVVRDRDGLELPGVNVYIKNTNCRSITDASGHYTIYIPWEACQVSFSYIGMKTLETKIHGGNSPFKKDVALADDGLLEEVVVTGYQILNKRSLTSAVTSIKAEDLLRSDVSSIDQMFEGKIPDMIVNVNSGEIGVAPKIRIRGTSTLIGNREPLWVVDGIVVKDPVEISPEELNDPDYVNRIGNAIAGINPQDIERIDVLKDAAATAIYGVKAANGVIIITTKRGYTGKSQVSYNMSINYKRRPRYSDHSVDVMSSKERIQFSRELANDHYLYSSDINLVGYEGLLNKLYNNEINNEQFNSGVAKLESQNTDWFDILCRDSWSSQQTASLSGGSEKSRYYASLGYNKDSDVIKANDSERYTASMHLDNTFSKFFSSSFSIAGYNYKRNNNQSSIKPVQYAYQASRALPCYDDNGNYNYYQQKVTNNESYKFNILNELNNSSNLQEISSFTVSANLGFTFTDWLRGSAIASYSNQNTSIEDYWGDKTFYAAGLRHSEYGETVQDPTKSLMPQGGQFTQNSTRDRNYTVRLQLDANKYFGKNEVHHIDATVGMEIYHDKYTAYKNVTRGYYPDRGKTFVTNIDPTVYTSYAAWMAVNVPVIIDNLTNTMSSYASFTYAYDNIFRINLNGRVDGSNKFGNHSNDKFLPIWSLSGSLDLKRIGLLDYKWIDYLNLKSSYGFQGNMLDSESPAMSIKKGSMNTYYNSYYSTVNSYPNPNLKWEITQSYNLGLDMSLFNNRLGMEISLFHKKTENAFMNKKISSINGIESYVINGGDLTNKGYSFDITYTPVRSRNFRWTLSTSISKIINSLNSYPDAQTYGLNDFLNGTALVKGESVNTFYSYRFLGLSTVDGGPIFDDYQNNVSDLYGLSKYDTYTLALEASGKRDPDIQGSLTNTFRYKNWHANVNMSYSLGAKTRLFAMYGSAASGSIYSADIRPDRNYSRDYLKRWQNPGDENKTNIPAIISSSSEDYTKYALHYSTRPVYLEKAQPIAKSAWDMYDYSNVRVVSADYLKLQSISATYEFDKKSLTRIKLQRLALTLSGYNLFTICDPALKGQTPTQGGFTTIQLSERPSFSFGINVIF; encoded by the coding sequence ATGCAAAAAGTGAAAACAATAGGAAAAAGGCTTTTCATCATAGCCTTTCTCCTGGCCTTACTAATTCCCTGGAAATCAAATTTATACGCACAGGATTATGCCGCAAAAAGAGTTACTTTAGATATAAAGTCAGGGAGTATAAAATCCTTTTTTGATACAATAAAAAATCAGACCGGCCTGAGCTTCATCTATGATTCTAACTTGGCTAAAGATGTTCCGGCCATTACTGTCCAGTGCAATAATGAGACAGTTCTTAATGTGCTAAACCGCGTGCTACTCAATTCTCACTATACCTACAAAATTGAAGCTAATTTTGTGACTGTAATCCAGCAAAAACAGGCTGAATTACGTGCAATGAGCGGTGTTGTGAGAGATCGCGATGGTCTGGAGTTGCCCGGAGTGAATGTTTATATTAAAAACACGAATTGTCGTTCTATTACGGATGCCAGTGGACATTATACCATTTATATTCCTTGGGAAGCTTGTCAGGTGTCCTTTTCTTACATTGGCATGAAAACTTTGGAGACAAAGATTCATGGGGGGAATTCGCCTTTCAAAAAGGATGTAGCACTGGCTGATGACGGTCTTCTGGAGGAAGTGGTGGTTACTGGTTACCAGATATTGAACAAGCGTAGTTTGACAAGCGCTGTCACTTCCATAAAAGCCGAAGACCTTTTGCGTAGTGATGTAAGCAGTATCGACCAAATGTTTGAAGGTAAAATACCCGACATGATTGTGAATGTTAATTCGGGTGAAATAGGCGTTGCTCCTAAAATTCGCATTCGCGGTACTTCTACGCTGATCGGAAACCGTGAGCCGTTATGGGTGGTAGACGGTATTGTAGTAAAAGACCCCGTAGAAATTTCGCCGGAAGAACTGAACGATCCCGACTATGTAAATCGCATAGGTAACGCCATAGCTGGTATCAATCCACAGGATATTGAACGTATCGATGTGCTGAAAGACGCTGCCGCTACCGCTATTTACGGAGTTAAAGCCGCCAACGGCGTTATTATAATTACCACAAAAAGAGGTTACACCGGTAAATCTCAAGTGAGTTATAACATGAGCATAAACTATAAACGCCGCCCGAGATATTCGGACCATTCGGTAGACGTGATGTCAAGCAAGGAACGTATACAGTTCTCGCGCGAATTGGCAAATGATCATTATCTATATAGTTCCGACATCAATCTCGTTGGTTATGAAGGATTGCTCAATAAACTGTATAACAATGAAATAAACAATGAACAGTTCAATAGCGGCGTAGCCAAACTGGAGTCGCAGAATACTGACTGGTTCGACATTCTTTGTCGCGACAGTTGGTCTAGCCAGCAAACTGCCAGCCTAAGCGGCGGATCGGAAAAATCGCGCTATTATGCATCGTTGGGATATAACAAGGATAGTGACGTCATCAAGGCCAATGATAGCGAGCGGTATACTGCCTCGATGCATCTTGACAATACGTTCAGTAAATTCTTCTCGAGTTCGTTTTCTATTGCAGGTTACAACTATAAACGCAATAATAATCAATCATCTATCAAGCCCGTGCAATATGCCTACCAGGCATCACGCGCACTGCCTTGTTATGATGACAACGGTAACTACAACTATTACCAGCAGAAGGTAACTAATAACGAATCATATAAATTTAATATACTGAATGAATTGAATAATAGTTCAAATCTGCAAGAAATATCTTCCTTCACGGTGAGTGCCAATCTGGGCTTTACTTTCACAGACTGGCTCCGCGGAAGCGCCATCGCATCTTATAGCAATCAAAACACCAGTATTGAAGACTATTGGGGAGATAAAACTTTTTATGCTGCCGGCTTACGTCATTCCGAGTACGGAGAGACGGTACAAGATCCCACCAAATCTTTAATGCCCCAAGGGGGACAATTTACCCAAAATTCAACTCGCGACCGTAATTACACCGTCCGCCTGCAACTTGATGCTAATAAATATTTCGGCAAAAACGAAGTACACCATATTGATGCTACTGTAGGTATGGAAATATACCACGATAAATATACAGCTTATAAAAACGTCACCAGGGGGTATTATCCGGATCGGGGCAAGACTTTCGTCACCAATATTGACCCGACGGTATATACTTCGTATGCTGCGTGGATGGCCGTTAATGTACCTGTAATAATAGATAACTTGACGAACACGATGTCCTCTTACGCTTCGTTCACCTACGCATATGACAATATCTTCCGTATTAACCTTAACGGACGCGTAGACGGATCGAATAAATTCGGCAACCACTCTAATGATAAATTCCTCCCGATATGGTCATTGTCGGGTTCGTTAGACCTGAAGCGTATCGGTTTGCTCGATTACAAATGGATAGATTACTTGAACCTGAAATCATCGTATGGTTTTCAGGGAAATATGCTTGATAGCGAATCGCCGGCGATGTCGATCAAAAAAGGATCTATGAACACTTATTATAACTCGTATTACTCCACTGTAAATTCTTATCCTAATCCTAACCTGAAATGGGAGATTACACAATCGTATAATCTCGGACTGGATATGTCGCTTTTCAATAATAGACTGGGAATGGAAATATCCTTATTTCATAAAAAAACCGAGAATGCATTCATGAATAAAAAGATATCTTCCATCAACGGTATAGAAAGCTATGTGATTAATGGAGGCGACTTGACGAATAAAGGGTATAGCTTTGATATTACCTACACACCGGTACGTAGCCGCAATTTTCGTTGGACACTTTCTACCTCTATTTCGAAAATTATCAATTCACTAAATTCTTACCCCGATGCGCAGACTTATGGGCTTAACGATTTTCTGAACGGAACAGCACTCGTAAAGGGTGAAAGTGTGAACACATTTTACAGCTATCGGTTCTTGGGGCTCAGTACGGTAGACGGAGGACCAATCTTTGACGATTATCAGAACAATGTGTCCGACCTTTATGGATTGAGCAAATACGACACTTATACCTTGGCGCTTGAGGCATCGGGGAAACGAGATCCTGACATACAAGGTAGCCTCACTAATACATTCCGCTATAAAAACTGGCATGCTAATGTAAATATGTCCTATAGCTTAGGGGCTAAAACACGGCTTTTCGCTATGTACGGAAGTGCGGCCAGCGGTAGTATTTATAGCGCAGACATACGCCCAGACCGCAACTATAGCCGTGATTACTTGAAACGCTGGCAAAACCCGGGCGACGAAAATAAAACCAATATACCGGCTATTATTTCAAGCTCCAGTGAAGATTATACAAAATATGCGCTGCACTATTCCACGCGGCCGGTTTATCTGGAAAAAGCACAACCCATCGCCAAGAGTGCATGGGACATGTATGACTATTCTAATGTCAGGGTAGTGAGTGCCGATTACCTCAAATTGCAAAGTATAAGCGCAACGTATGAGTTTGATAAAAAGAGCCTAACGCGCATAAAACTCCAACGTCTAGCCCTGACATTATCGGGGTATAATCTATTTACGATTTGTGATCCAGCACTCAAAGGACAGACGCCTACACAGGGTGGATTTACGACGATACAGCTCAGTGAGCGCCCAAGCTTCTCATTTGGTATAAATGTTATATTTTAA